The following are encoded in a window of Aromatoleum petrolei genomic DNA:
- a CDS encoding bifunctional aconitate hydratase 2/2-methylisocitrate dehydratase, producing MLEAYRAHVAERAALGIPALPLSKQQTQDLVALLKNPPKGEEAFLVELITYRVPAGVDDAAKVKAEFLAKVAKGDEACALISREKATELLGTMLGGYNVKPLIDLLADAAVGAVAAEGLKKTLLVFDYFHDVAELAKAGNANAKAVMQSWADAEWFTSRPEVPASQKLTVFKVTGETNTDDLSPAPDAWSRPDIPLHALAMLKNPRPGIEADEAGSRGPVKQLEALAKKGNLIAYVGDVVGTGSSRKSATNSVLWFTGEDIPFVPNKRFGGVCLGSKIAPIFFNTMEDAGALPIELDVGQMDMGDEIELKIDSATAKVTALKNGAVIAESTLKTPVILDEVRAGGRIPLIVGRGLTTKAREALGLPVSTLFRLPAQPNDPGKGYSLAQKMVGRACGLPEGKGILPGTYCEPKMTTVGSQDTTGPMTRDELKDLACLGFSADMVMQSFCHTAAYPKLVDVRMHRELPSFISTRGGVALRPGDGVIHSWLNRLLLPDTVGTGGDSHTRFPIGISFPAGSGLVAFAAATGVMPLDMPESVLVRFKGKLQNGVTLRDLVNAIPYYAIKQGLLTVEKKGKKNVFSGRILEIEGLPDLKVEQAFELSDAAAERSAAACAIQLNKEPIIEYMRSNITLMKWMIANGYEDKRTLGRRIKAMEAWIAKPELLKADADAQYAAVIEIDLADVKEPIVACPNDPDDVKLLSEVAGDKIDEVFIGSCMTNIGHFRAAGKVLEGKSDIPTRLWIAPPTKMDAMILNEEGYYSVLGKSGARMEMPGCSLCMGNQAQIRKGSTAMSTSTRNFPNRLGIDTRVYLGSAELAAVCALMGKIPSVGEYMEQVQAVNAKAADVYRYMNFDQIKEFSEVADQVTV from the coding sequence GTGCTTGAAGCCTACCGTGCCCACGTCGCCGAGCGTGCCGCCCTCGGCATCCCGGCCCTGCCGCTGTCCAAGCAGCAGACGCAGGATCTGGTTGCCCTGCTGAAGAACCCGCCGAAGGGCGAGGAAGCCTTCCTCGTCGAACTGATCACCTATCGCGTCCCGGCCGGCGTGGACGACGCCGCGAAGGTCAAGGCAGAATTCCTGGCCAAGGTTGCCAAGGGCGACGAAGCCTGTGCGCTGATCTCGCGCGAGAAGGCGACGGAGCTCCTCGGCACGATGCTCGGCGGCTACAACGTCAAGCCCCTGATCGACCTGCTGGCCGACGCTGCCGTGGGTGCCGTGGCTGCCGAAGGCCTCAAGAAGACCCTGCTGGTGTTCGATTACTTCCACGACGTCGCCGAACTGGCCAAGGCCGGCAATGCGAACGCCAAGGCCGTGATGCAGAGCTGGGCCGACGCCGAGTGGTTCACGTCGCGTCCGGAAGTCCCCGCCTCGCAGAAGCTGACCGTGTTCAAGGTCACCGGCGAGACCAACACCGACGACCTGTCGCCCGCGCCGGACGCTTGGTCGCGCCCCGACATTCCGCTGCACGCGCTGGCGATGCTGAAGAATCCCCGCCCCGGCATCGAGGCCGACGAGGCGGGCAGCCGTGGTCCCGTCAAGCAGCTCGAAGCGCTGGCCAAGAAGGGCAATCTGATCGCTTACGTCGGTGACGTGGTCGGTACCGGCTCCTCGCGCAAGTCCGCCACCAACTCTGTGCTGTGGTTCACCGGCGAAGACATCCCCTTCGTCCCGAACAAGCGCTTCGGCGGCGTGTGCCTCGGCTCCAAGATTGCCCCGATCTTCTTCAATACCATGGAAGATGCCGGCGCGCTGCCGATCGAACTCGACGTCGGCCAGATGGACATGGGCGACGAGATCGAGCTGAAGATCGACTCGGCCACCGCCAAGGTCACCGCGCTCAAGAATGGCGCCGTGATCGCAGAGTCGACCCTCAAGACCCCCGTGATCCTCGACGAAGTGCGCGCCGGTGGCCGTATTCCGCTGATCGTCGGCCGCGGCCTGACGACCAAGGCGCGTGAGGCGCTGGGCCTGCCCGTCTCCACGCTGTTCCGCCTGCCGGCGCAGCCGAACGATCCGGGCAAGGGCTACTCGCTCGCGCAGAAGATGGTCGGCCGCGCCTGCGGTCTGCCGGAAGGCAAGGGCATCCTGCCGGGCACCTACTGCGAACCAAAGATGACCACCGTCGGCTCGCAGGACACCACCGGCCCGATGACCCGCGACGAGCTCAAGGATCTTGCCTGCCTCGGCTTCTCCGCCGACATGGTGATGCAGTCCTTCTGCCACACCGCAGCCTATCCGAAGCTGGTCGACGTGCGCATGCACCGCGAGCTGCCGTCCTTCATCTCGACCCGTGGCGGCGTCGCGCTGCGTCCGGGCGACGGCGTCATCCACTCCTGGCTCAACCGCCTGCTGCTGCCGGACACCGTCGGCACCGGCGGCGACTCGCATACCCGCTTCCCGATCGGTATCTCCTTCCCGGCTGGCTCGGGCCTCGTGGCTTTCGCTGCCGCGACCGGCGTCATGCCGCTCGACATGCCGGAATCGGTGCTGGTGCGCTTCAAGGGCAAGCTGCAGAACGGCGTCACGCTGCGTGACCTGGTCAACGCGATCCCCTACTACGCGATCAAGCAGGGCCTGCTGACCGTCGAGAAGAAGGGCAAGAAGAATGTCTTCTCGGGCCGCATCCTCGAGATCGAAGGTCTGCCGGACCTGAAGGTCGAACAGGCCTTCGAGCTGTCCGACGCCGCCGCCGAGCGTTCCGCTGCCGCCTGCGCGATCCAGCTGAACAAGGAACCGATCATCGAGTACATGCGCTCGAACATCACGCTGATGAAGTGGATGATCGCCAACGGCTACGAAGACAAGCGCACCTTGGGCCGCCGCATCAAGGCCATGGAAGCCTGGATCGCCAAGCCCGAGCTGCTGAAGGCCGACGCCGACGCCCAGTACGCCGCCGTGATCGAGATCGATCTGGCCGACGTGAAGGAGCCGATCGTCGCCTGCCCGAACGATCCGGACGACGTGAAGCTGCTGTCAGAAGTCGCCGGCGACAAGATCGACGAGGTCTTCATCGGCTCGTGCATGACGAACATCGGCCACTTCCGCGCCGCCGGCAAGGTCCTCGAAGGCAAGTCGGACATCCCGACCCGCCTGTGGATCGCCCCGCCGACCAAGATGGACGCGATGATCCTGAACGAGGAAGGCTACTACTCGGTGCTGGGCAAGTCGGGCGCGCGCATGGAAATGCCGGGCTGCTCGCTGTGCATGGGCAACCAGGCGCAGATCCGCAAGGGCTCGACGGCGATGTCGACCTCGACGCGCAACTTCCCGAACCGCCTCGGCATCGACACCCGCGTGTACCTCGGTTCCGCGGAGCTCGCCGCCGTGTGCGCGCTGATGGGCAAGATCCCGTCGGTCGGCGAGTACATGGAGCAGGTGCAGGCCGTGAATGCGAAGGCTGCCGATGTGTATCGCTACATGAACTTCGACCAGATCAAGGAGTTCTCCGAGGTTGCGGATCAAGTCACGGTCTGA
- a CDS encoding mechanosensitive ion channel family protein: protein MNALRELFHDNSPQDWALALLAIAVCMLIMHTVRGVALGRLRKLATNTDLAAIGLLAEIVAATRILLSAAIAVYVATRFLSLPASFDQAADRMFVALLLLQAGLWANRGLEFWLARHFATAGSGDEGSRAMTRSLLSFLGRVVLSAVVLLLILDNMGLNVTALVASLGIGGVAVALAVQNILGDLFASLSIAIDKPFVIGDFIIVDELMGTVEHVGLKTTRIRSLSGEQIVFSNNDLLRSRIRNYKRMQERRALFMIGVTYETPAETLEIIPDLIREAVEAQPGLRFDRAHFKSFGASSLDFETVYFVEEPDMQRYMDAQQAINLHLVRVFQAHGIEFAFPTQTLHLGGNLQLAHRESENRRTPVPRRA, encoded by the coding sequence ATGAATGCACTGAGAGAACTCTTCCACGACAACAGCCCCCAGGATTGGGCCCTGGCCTTGCTCGCGATCGCCGTGTGCATGCTGATCATGCACACAGTGCGAGGAGTCGCGCTCGGTCGCTTGAGAAAACTTGCAACAAACACCGATCTCGCAGCCATCGGCTTGCTGGCCGAAATCGTTGCGGCGACCCGGATCCTGCTGTCGGCGGCAATTGCCGTGTATGTCGCGACGCGGTTCCTGAGCCTGCCTGCCTCGTTCGACCAGGCCGCCGACCGGATGTTCGTCGCGCTGCTACTGCTGCAGGCCGGCCTGTGGGCAAACCGGGGCCTGGAATTCTGGCTCGCGCGGCACTTCGCAACCGCTGGGAGCGGTGACGAAGGCTCGCGCGCGATGACGCGCTCGCTGCTGTCGTTCCTTGGCCGCGTCGTTCTCTCCGCCGTGGTGTTGCTGCTGATTCTCGACAACATGGGGCTGAATGTCACGGCGCTCGTCGCCAGTCTGGGCATCGGCGGTGTTGCGGTGGCGCTAGCCGTGCAGAACATCCTCGGCGACCTCTTCGCGTCGCTGTCGATCGCCATCGACAAGCCCTTCGTCATCGGCGACTTCATCATCGTCGACGAGCTGATGGGCACGGTCGAGCACGTCGGACTCAAGACGACCCGCATCCGCAGCCTGAGCGGCGAACAGATCGTGTTTTCCAACAACGATCTGCTGCGCAGCCGCATCCGGAACTACAAACGGATGCAGGAACGGCGCGCGTTGTTCATGATCGGTGTCACCTATGAGACGCCCGCGGAAACGCTCGAAATCATTCCCGACCTGATTCGCGAGGCAGTCGAAGCACAGCCGGGACTGCGTTTCGACCGTGCGCACTTCAAGAGTTTCGGGGCGTCCTCGCTGGACTTCGAAACGGTGTACTTCGTCGAAGAACCCGACATGCAGCGCTACATGGACGCCCAGCAGGCAATCAACCTCCACCTCGTGCGCGTCTTCCAGGCTCACGGCATCGAGTTCGCATTCCCGACACAAACACTGCACCTGGGCGGCAATCTGCAGTTGGCACATCGCGAGAGCGAGAACCGAAGGACTCCCGTGCCCCGGCGCGCATAG
- a CDS encoding osmoprotectant NAGGN system M42 family peptidase: MQPDRDYLQDVLARLLNTPSPSGMTDAVVHVATSELDSLGIPYELTRRGAIRACLKGRQRMPARAVVAHLDTLGAMVKGYKPNGRLQVVPIGFWSSRFAEGARVTIYSDEGVIHRGTLLPAKASGHTFNAEIDSQPVSWDNIELRIDARTASEAETRALGIHVGDTIAIPSNPEFGPEGFVNARHLDDKAGVAAILAALHAIRESGMKLPVDCFPLFTISEEIGVGASHVLHGDVAELISIDNGTVAEGQYTSEYGVTISMQDSSGPFDWHLTRRLLELCQAEGIEHSRDVFRFYRSDAAAAIEAGNDIRTALVCFGLDASHGHERVHLDSLDALARLLIAYLCSPPLFHRDRAALGPLDDFPPAEMQTPQWDENLPTAPHS, encoded by the coding sequence ATGCAACCTGACCGTGACTACCTGCAGGACGTGCTCGCCCGCCTGCTGAACACTCCCAGCCCATCGGGCATGACCGATGCCGTCGTGCACGTCGCGACCAGCGAACTCGACTCGCTGGGCATTCCCTACGAACTTACCCGCCGCGGCGCGATTCGCGCCTGCCTGAAAGGGCGCCAGCGCATGCCGGCGCGCGCCGTCGTAGCCCACCTTGACACTTTGGGTGCGATGGTAAAGGGATACAAGCCGAACGGGCGCCTGCAGGTTGTACCGATCGGCTTCTGGTCTTCGCGCTTCGCCGAAGGCGCCCGCGTCACGATCTATTCAGACGAAGGCGTGATCCATCGGGGCACCCTGCTGCCGGCGAAGGCCTCCGGCCACACCTTCAATGCCGAGATCGACTCGCAGCCGGTGAGTTGGGACAACATCGAGTTGCGCATCGACGCGCGCACTGCCAGCGAGGCGGAAACCCGTGCACTCGGCATTCATGTCGGCGACACGATCGCGATACCCTCCAACCCCGAATTCGGCCCGGAAGGCTTCGTCAACGCCCGGCACCTCGATGACAAGGCCGGCGTCGCTGCGATTCTCGCCGCCCTGCACGCGATCCGCGAGAGCGGCATGAAGCTGCCCGTCGACTGCTTCCCCCTGTTCACAATCTCGGAGGAAATCGGTGTCGGCGCCTCGCACGTCCTGCATGGAGACGTCGCCGAGCTGATCTCGATCGACAATGGGACTGTCGCGGAGGGACAGTACACTTCCGAGTATGGGGTGACAATCTCGATGCAGGACTCGAGCGGCCCTTTCGACTGGCATCTTACGCGCCGCCTGCTCGAGCTCTGCCAGGCGGAAGGCATTGAGCATTCGCGCGACGTATTCCGCTTCTACCGCAGCGACGCCGCCGCGGCGATCGAAGCGGGCAATGACATCCGCACCGCGCTGGTGTGCTTCGGACTGGATGCCTCTCACGGCCACGAACGGGTCCACCTCGACTCGCTGGACGCCCTCGCCCGCCTGCTGATCGCCTACCTCTGCAGCCCGCCGCTCTTCCACCGCGATCGTGCAGCGCTCGGCCCGCTCGACGACTTTCCCCCGGCCGAAATGCAGACCCCGCAGTGGGACGAAAATCTCCCGACAGCACCGCACTCATGA
- the ngg gene encoding N-acetylglutaminylglutamine synthetase, protein MNATKALDPLDPAHMMSLRHWENPVDHNELSSMDSEAIVDCGWGRLIFGQTFADPQMLAEVICREQPGRRDIALYLRDPQVVVSFAPQELFIDPSFTFRLALAQALDVAKNNAWIVRNARAEDAAAIRRIYQARQMVLPNRNFFAGLDKRDEIDMLVAEDSDGRSILGVVTGVDHVRAFHDPDGGASLWALAVDAQCSHPGIGEALVRALAGLFRERGRRFLDLSVLHDNNQAISLYEKLGFARVPVYCVKNKNPINEALFLGPDPASDLNVYARIIVREARRRGIGVEVLDAAHGFFRLHLGGRSITCRESLSELTSAIAMSRCDDKRVTLKVLAQTGIAVPEQVEADDPETVADFVAKHGRVVVKPARGEQGQGVRVDLCSMDEVRGAIEAARHFCDNVIVEQMVAGDDLRIIVIDHQVVAAATRRPATVVGDGSTALRRLIEKQSRRRELATAGESHIPIDDETLRCLRAQGYELDDVPPSGARILARKTANLHTGGTIHDVTPALHPALREAAERASRALEIPVVGFDFMVTAPDREEYVVIEANERPGLANHEPQPTAARFIDLLFPQTRAATRDESERRMNAT, encoded by the coding sequence ATGAACGCCACCAAAGCACTCGACCCTCTGGATCCAGCCCACATGATGTCGCTGCGTCACTGGGAGAATCCGGTCGACCACAACGAGCTGTCGTCGATGGACAGCGAAGCGATCGTCGACTGCGGCTGGGGGCGCCTCATCTTCGGACAGACGTTCGCCGATCCGCAGATGCTGGCTGAGGTCATTTGCCGCGAACAGCCGGGTCGGCGGGATATCGCTTTGTACTTGCGCGATCCGCAGGTAGTCGTGTCGTTCGCTCCGCAGGAACTCTTCATCGATCCGTCCTTCACCTTCCGGCTGGCACTCGCCCAGGCGCTCGACGTGGCGAAGAATAACGCCTGGATCGTGCGCAATGCCCGCGCCGAAGATGCCGCTGCGATCCGGCGCATCTATCAGGCGCGCCAGATGGTGCTGCCCAACCGCAACTTCTTCGCCGGCCTGGACAAGCGCGACGAGATCGACATGCTGGTCGCGGAAGACTCCGACGGCAGATCCATCCTCGGCGTCGTGACCGGGGTTGACCACGTGCGGGCCTTCCACGACCCCGACGGGGGGGCTAGCCTATGGGCGCTGGCGGTTGACGCGCAGTGCAGCCATCCCGGCATCGGCGAGGCCCTGGTGCGCGCCCTCGCGGGACTCTTTCGCGAGCGGGGCCGCCGCTTCCTGGATCTGTCCGTGCTGCATGACAACAACCAGGCGATCTCGCTTTACGAAAAGCTGGGGTTCGCGCGCGTGCCCGTGTATTGCGTGAAAAACAAGAATCCGATCAACGAAGCGCTGTTCCTCGGCCCCGATCCGGCGTCGGACCTCAATGTCTATGCCAGAATCATCGTACGTGAAGCGCGTCGGCGGGGTATCGGCGTCGAAGTGCTGGACGCCGCGCACGGCTTCTTCCGCCTGCATCTGGGCGGACGCAGCATCACCTGCCGCGAGTCCCTGTCCGAGCTCACGTCGGCAATTGCGATGAGCCGCTGCGACGACAAGCGCGTCACCCTGAAAGTGCTTGCCCAGACCGGCATTGCGGTGCCCGAGCAGGTCGAGGCCGATGATCCGGAAACGGTCGCAGACTTTGTGGCGAAGCACGGCCGGGTGGTCGTGAAACCCGCACGCGGGGAACAGGGCCAGGGCGTGCGCGTCGATCTCTGCAGCATGGACGAAGTGCGTGGCGCGATCGAGGCGGCACGGCACTTCTGCGACAATGTCATCGTCGAGCAGATGGTGGCCGGCGACGATTTGCGCATCATCGTGATCGACCATCAGGTCGTTGCTGCCGCGACGCGCCGCCCCGCCACGGTGGTGGGGGATGGCAGCACCGCGCTGCGCCGGCTGATCGAAAAGCAAAGCAGGCGGCGCGAGCTCGCCACCGCCGGCGAGAGCCACATTCCGATCGACGATGAAACGCTCAGGTGCCTGCGGGCTCAGGGCTACGAACTAGACGACGTGCCACCGTCGGGTGCGCGCATCCTGGCGCGCAAGACGGCAAACCTGCACACCGGCGGCACCATCCACGACGTCACGCCCGCCCTGCATCCCGCATTGCGGGAGGCTGCGGAACGTGCCTCACGGGCACTCGAGATCCCCGTGGTCGGATTCGATTTCATGGTCACGGCCCCGGATCGTGAAGAATACGTCGTGATCGAGGCCAACGAACGCCCAGGACTCGCCAACCACGAACCGCAGCCGACCGCGGCGCGCTTCATCGACCTGCTCTTCCCGCAGACGCGCGCAGCAACGCGCGACGAAAGCGAAAGGAGGATGAATGCAACCTGA
- a CDS encoding N-acetylglutaminylglutamine amidotransferase, translating to MCGIAGEIRFDNREADASAVGRMAESLRPRGPDAGGAFHQGRIALAHRRLKIIDLSERAQQPMVAADLGLTLVFNGCIYNYRELRTELEREGERFFSDGDTEVLLRAYRRWGLACVERLHGMFAFAMWERDSGRVVMARDRFGIKPLYLAESTDGKRLRFASTLPALLAAGDVDTRIDPVALEHYLMWHAVVPPPFTMLRGVRKLPPATVAVIEPDGQRTDLCYWNPPFAADPELVATPSKERERLVQLALEKAVERRMVADVPVGVLLSGGVDSSLLVALLSRAGQEGLNTFSIGFEAANGEQGDEFRYSDLVAKEFGTRHHKIRIDDKTLLAALPDAIKAMSEPMVSYDNIGFYLLSKEVARHVKVVQSGQGADEVLAGYHWYPPLAASRDAVAEYVRVFFDRDEEEYLRTVTEAYASPGPSRDFIERHFARPGAPTPLDKALRVDATVMLVDDPVKRVDNMTMAWGLEARVPFLDHEFVELAARLPAQDKLSHGGKGVLKEIARRMLPREVIDRPKGYFPVPALKYLSGTSLDWVRDALHSGAARTRGLFRPDYVDTLLAAPDRHITPLRGSKLWQLALLELWLQSHGIRP from the coding sequence ATGTGTGGAATTGCCGGAGAAATCCGCTTCGACAACCGCGAGGCCGACGCTTCGGCTGTCGGGCGAATGGCCGAAAGCCTCCGTCCGCGCGGCCCCGACGCCGGCGGCGCGTTCCATCAGGGCCGGATCGCACTGGCCCACCGCCGCCTCAAGATCATCGATCTCAGCGAGCGCGCCCAGCAACCCATGGTGGCCGCGGATCTCGGCCTCACGCTGGTATTCAACGGCTGTATCTACAATTACCGCGAGTTGCGTACGGAGCTCGAACGGGAAGGCGAGCGCTTCTTTTCCGACGGTGATACCGAGGTCCTGTTGCGCGCCTACAGGCGCTGGGGGCTCGCATGCGTGGAACGCCTCCACGGCATGTTCGCCTTCGCGATGTGGGAGCGGGACAGCGGCCGGGTCGTGATGGCTCGCGACCGCTTCGGCATCAAGCCTCTCTATCTCGCGGAATCAACGGATGGCAAGCGCCTGCGTTTTGCCTCGACGCTGCCGGCCCTGCTAGCGGCAGGTGACGTGGACACCCGCATCGATCCGGTCGCGCTCGAACACTACTTGATGTGGCACGCCGTCGTCCCGCCGCCCTTCACGATGCTGCGCGGAGTGCGCAAACTCCCGCCGGCGACCGTCGCGGTGATAGAACCCGACGGACAGCGCACGGATCTCTGCTACTGGAACCCGCCCTTCGCGGCCGACCCCGAGCTCGTCGCCACCCCCAGCAAGGAGCGCGAACGTCTCGTGCAGCTCGCGCTGGAGAAGGCCGTCGAGCGCCGCATGGTGGCCGATGTGCCGGTCGGCGTGTTGCTGTCCGGGGGCGTGGATTCGAGCCTGCTCGTTGCGCTGTTGTCGCGCGCGGGACAAGAAGGGCTCAATACCTTCTCGATCGGGTTCGAGGCCGCGAATGGGGAGCAAGGCGACGAGTTCAGGTACTCCGACCTCGTGGCAAAGGAATTCGGCACGCGGCATCACAAGATCCGCATCGACGACAAGACCCTGCTCGCCGCCCTGCCGGACGCGATCAAGGCAATGTCGGAACCGATGGTCAGCTACGACAACATCGGCTTCTACCTGCTCTCGAAGGAAGTCGCGAGGCACGTCAAGGTCGTGCAAAGCGGTCAGGGCGCCGACGAGGTGCTTGCCGGCTACCACTGGTATCCCCCGCTCGCCGCCAGCCGCGACGCGGTCGCCGAGTACGTCCGCGTGTTCTTCGACCGCGACGAGGAGGAATACCTGCGCACAGTCACCGAAGCCTACGCCAGCCCCGGACCGAGCCGCGATTTCATCGAACGGCACTTCGCACGCCCCGGCGCCCCGACACCGCTCGACAAGGCTCTGCGCGTCGATGCGACCGTGATGCTGGTCGACGATCCGGTGAAGCGCGTCGACAACATGACCATGGCTTGGGGACTCGAGGCGCGCGTCCCCTTCCTGGACCACGAATTCGTCGAACTGGCGGCGCGCCTGCCCGCACAGGACAAGCTGTCGCACGGCGGCAAGGGCGTCCTCAAGGAAATTGCCCGGCGGATGCTGCCGCGCGAGGTCATCGATCGTCCGAAAGGCTACTTCCCCGTACCGGCGCTGAAGTACCTCTCGGGAACATCCCTCGACTGGGTACGCGACGCACTGCACAGCGGCGCCGCGCGGACGCGCGGGCTCTTCCGCCCGGATTACGTCGACACCCTGCTCGCCGCTCCCGACCGTCATATCACGCCACTGCGAGGCTCGAAATTGTGGCAGCTCGCGCTGCTCGAACTGTGGCTGCAGTCGCACGGCATTCGACCGTAA
- a CDS encoding C40 family peptidase produces MHQRLTIPLIAFFATATLLITPPAGAVETPASADQPAEEASSLGSYGTAAQNLINQGMEYLGIRYRFGGSSPETGLDCSGLVQNVFRNALGLDLPRAARDMARVGDKVGIKELKPGDLVFFNTMRKAFSHVGIYVGDGRFLHAPSSGGEVRIDEMSQSYWAKRFNGARRMVPEGDLGLPQAN; encoded by the coding sequence ATGCATCAACGTCTGACAATCCCTCTGATCGCATTTTTCGCGACCGCAACCCTGCTGATCACGCCCCCTGCCGGCGCAGTCGAGACTCCTGCATCCGCCGACCAGCCCGCCGAGGAAGCCTCGTCGCTGGGCAGCTACGGTACGGCGGCGCAGAACCTCATCAACCAGGGCATGGAGTACCTCGGGATCCGCTATCGCTTCGGCGGCAGTTCACCCGAAACCGGCCTCGACTGCAGCGGACTCGTCCAGAACGTCTTTCGCAACGCCCTCGGCCTCGACCTGCCGCGCGCTGCGCGCGACATGGCCAGAGTCGGCGACAAGGTCGGCATCAAGGAACTCAAGCCGGGCGACCTGGTGTTCTTCAACACGATGCGCAAGGCTTTCTCGCATGTCGGCATCTACGTCGGCGACGGCCGTTTCCTGCACGCCCCGTCGAGCGGCGGTGAAGTGCGCATCGACGAGATGAGCCAGAGCTACTGGGCCAAGCGCTTCAACGGCGCGCGCCGCATGGTTCCGGAAGGCGATCTGGGATTGCCGCAGGCGAACTGA
- a CDS encoding 3'-5' exonuclease, with translation MNWLTRLLSNRTDTASLDVALRDAIANWEALAAPDLGTAHFETRYVVINTEASGLDLDKDRLLAVAAIAIDRERLSPHDSYYAPLEPDAATALTNLLTFVGKGPVVVFNASFNRSLLERALDEHLRLTPDWTWLDLHWILPALYDEHIDRPARLGDWMKAFGIETFQRHHALGDAWAIAQLMLAAQARARSLGLNTPRSLADLEHSRRQLRRHG, from the coding sequence ATGAACTGGCTCACCCGCCTGCTCAGCAACCGCACGGACACGGCCTCGCTCGACGTCGCGCTACGCGACGCCATTGCGAACTGGGAGGCACTTGCCGCACCGGACTTGGGCACTGCCCACTTCGAGACCCGCTACGTCGTCATCAACACGGAGGCAAGCGGACTGGACCTGGACAAGGACCGCCTGCTCGCAGTCGCCGCGATCGCGATCGACCGCGAACGCCTCTCGCCGCACGACAGCTATTACGCGCCGCTGGAACCCGATGCGGCAACCGCGCTCACGAACCTGCTGACGTTTGTGGGCAAGGGCCCGGTCGTGGTTTTCAATGCGTCGTTCAACCGCAGCCTGCTCGAACGCGCGCTCGACGAGCACCTCCGCCTTACCCCGGACTGGACCTGGCTGGATCTACACTGGATCCTGCCAGCCCTCTATGACGAACACATCGACAGACCAGCCCGCCTTGGCGACTGGATGAAGGCCTTCGGCATCGAAACCTTCCAGCGCCACCACGCCCTGGGCGATGCCTGGGCGATTGCACAGCTGATGCTGGCCGCACAGGCGCGCGCACGCTCGCTCGGTCTGAACACTCCACGCAGCCTGGCGGATCTGGAACACAGCCGTCGACAACTGAGGCGCCACGGATGA